One Aegilops tauschii subsp. strangulata cultivar AL8/78 chromosome 2, Aet v6.0, whole genome shotgun sequence genomic window, GGAGAAATGCATTTTGGCATGCAGTCGCCAAGTTCTACGATCAAGAAAAGACTAGTGTAATCATAATAAAAATTAAAGATATGCATGTTCAACCTAATGCAGCCTTTTATGAAAGCTGGGTTACTTTTCAAATTTAATCTTATCTTCTATTCTTAAATAGTTGCAACCCACTATCTATTCTAAGCATGCAGAGCCTCCACATGAACAAACCATGCATGTCCTCCACGTCTTTAATCTACCATCCCAAACTATTTTCCCCATGCATGCAACCCTTTCACATCAACAAATCATGCATGGCTGCCAAATCATTTGCCATCACATCAAAATTAATTCTCACAATTATTCACGTCATCAATGTAATTATCCATGTTTTCAGCCTACCATCCCGCGGCAACGCGTGGGTTATCTACTAGTTTTCCATATATAACAGTTGAAATTTTGATGGTAACTAGTGGTGGCATGATACGGTCTATTTCATACTAAATGTTATGAATATAATCTGTAAAAATTTCAGACTAAAGTTTAATCAACAGCTATAGGTAATTGAGGCACTACTCTGAAAAATGAGATTCTGACATCCTCTTTGTGAAAACATCATATAACAAGAGCTGGACATAAGATTGAAGAGTAGCCAACTACCCAACCCAACTCATCTATACTCATATTTAATGAGAATCCCTGATATGCTCAGCTATATCGTTTACTGTGCAATTTCTGATTTGAGCCTTGGGTGCAAGTGTTTCTGTGGTCATCACTAGGAATTTTATTTGCTATCTTTTTTAGAGAATTGCCTTAGTACCATTATAAGTTTGGTCACACTCTATTTTGGTGGATTTCACAGGATGGAGAAATCTGGACATTCAGTGTTAGATCTTTTGAGGCACCTCTCCCAGAACTAACTGTTCATGTGAACTACGAAGGCTTCGCTGAAGGTTAGTATACCTCTTCATTACCCTCTATAGTTTTTGTCGCCGCTTAATTGTATTTCTGATTCCTACGAAGATGTGAGAGTTGGTGATGATCTTCTTGTGGATGGTGGAATGGCTCGGTTTGAGGTCGTTGAGAAACTAGGACCGGATGTGAAGTGCCGTTGCACAGATCCTGGTTTGCTGTTGCCACGTGCCAATCTTACATTTTGGCGGGATGGCAGTGTTGTCCGCGCGAAGAATGCCATGCTTCCGACAATTACATCTAAGGTGACTTTACTATCATGATAAGCTGTTGCTATGAATCTGTAGTATTCTGGGTGGTTTTTTTTTTTGCTGAAAAAGGGATTTGGTAGTTATCCATAATAATCCCCTTTTTCTTGTGATGCCTTTTGCAGGATTGGCTTGACATAGACTTTGGAATTGCTGAAGGTGTAGATTTTATTGCAGTTTCATTTGTTAAGTCAGCTGAGGTTATTAACCATCTAAAGAGCTACATAGCAGCAAGGAGTCGTGGCAGGTAATATTTCTCTCAAGTTCTTGACTAGTTGAAAAGAATTGTTTAATGCCGTCTGATGCGTTCTTTCCCATCCTTCTGTCCATGGAGCTGTGGCATCACTTTACACATCCATTGGATGAAATAATATTGTCATGGAGATCTGAGCTCAGCTAACATACGCACATGCAAACTAATGCCTGAGCTGTACAAGGTGCACATGTCAGTCGCGCAGACAAGTATCATGTTTTTGGTCCCACAGCTCCCAACATCCCATGTACAATATCACTAACagaccccccctccccccaccccgcCCAAAAGAAAAGAGACTCGGTCATAACAGCACTGACCCATTTTGTGTGAGGCAAGGCaactttttcttttctttcaagGGTTGTGTTCCGAGGGTGGGTCAGGCATGTTGGATTGAGTGAGTTTTCTCCCTCAGTTGTACATATTTCTTCCTAATGAAATGTTACAAAGCTGTCTTGCGTGTTTGAGAAAAAATAACAGCGCTAAGCCTTTCTAGTTCTCCTCCACTGCTGTTCGCATATCGATTTATGTATTTCCTCTATGGATGGCAATCGGGCGTGACGGGTCCGTTTAAGGGTCACCCATGCCGTCCCTGCCACACATTTTCGTGCCCATGAGGACCACTCATGACAGGCACACAACCTTGCGCATACCCATCACCGGCTATTGCCCGACACCCATGGGTATGCTCATGTGCCTGACGCCCATCGGTCAGTAGCACATGGAGCTACCAAGTTCAGACGTCGATGCTACCTCACTCCCAAAGAAGGTCCACATACAACAATTGATTCCATTGAATTAGACAGGGTTTAGTTTTGTAAACGGGTGGACCCGGCACAGGTTACCTATGCTCTTGACCACTTATTGGGCGTTACTTTGCACCTGCGAAGATGCCTGCGGGGAGAAAACTCGGAACATGTGCGCAGGTTATTGGACAAGATTGCCATCCTTAACTCTCTCCATTTCATATTTTAGGGCGTGTAGTTTCTTTTCTTACTTTATAAGGCGTATGCTGGTAACAAAGCTGCAACCAAGTCACATCTTCCTACACTACCCCTATGTTACTTTTCTTCCTCCATCCACCGCTAGAGCGACGGAGAGTTGCCAGCCATCAAAGTCTCCTAGGAAAGCTGAAATACATCCATTCATCGCTGCATATTGGAAAATAATTCACTAATGCAATAACCTCGGTGCAAGGCTACATAAGTTTTTCTACTCAATACTCTCTTGCTTTTGGCTCACCTTAATCTTCAGTTCACACTGGTTGCAAATACTTCTTGAAAtatgaaatggagggagtaagCTAAAGTTGGTTCCTCGACTGCCCTATTATCTCGCCATGACTCATACCCATGTGCGCACATATCTTAACCTCTTAGCTTGTAATCCTCAAGTGTAATAGTGTTTATTAATTTTGCAAAAAATAAACAGTGTTTATTATATCGCCGTAATTTAAATGAGTGTGAGATCCAGTTTTCCTCCCCGCATCATCATCTGTTCTTACTGGTCAGAGGCCCCCTTCTACCCTGGTGCTTCTGCTCCAATCTCAGCAGCAATGGCTCTGTCATTGTGTGCTGCCCTCATCGCTGATCCACACTACATCCTCACCCTGCTACTGGATAACTTGATTTGtatcatgcatctcaatgataTTCTCCACTCTCCAATCGGCTCTTTGATCTGCCCCCGTGCTGTGAAGAGGGTAATGGAAGCAGCTATGCCTAGACTCCAGTGTCTGAAGGCCGGTTAATAGATCAGACATGTTGTAGTGGCGGACACAGGGCTTGATGGAACCAGAAGCACGCTCAAGACCAAATGAGTAAGGTTGATCACATCTTTTCTCCAGTAAGAGCCTCCTTGGGTAATGCTAAGATTACTTGTGAGTGTCGCTTGCAAAGATGAGTGTGTCTGCAAGTAATGCCACTGACGAAGCATGCCCATTGCCACTACGCCGGCAGTTGCATGCGATATGCTGTAGATGTAGCAAACCTGTATTCCGCTGCAATATACAGGCACCTCATTCCTATATAAATAATTCACTGTCTTTTGTTTCAATAGATTTAGCACATAAGGATCTTCATGTTTTTCAATCCATGGTAACACAGACATTTAGTTAGTTAGTTAGAGTTGAATTTTATTTTCTCAATGGTCTGCATACTTGACAATACAATATGCATGACTACTATTTCTAGAGCTTTATCAACTCTTATACCCCCAGGTATGGTTTTAAAAATCGGACCGGACCGGCGGTCGAACCGGAAAAAACTGGAACCGGTGGCACTCACGGTTTCTTAAGCACTGTGTGGACCGCCCCGCCATCGGACCGGAGCGAAACAGGCGAATCGGCCGGTTTTTGGGGTAAACCAGGAGTAAAACCGAGCGGTTTAACCGAATCATGGGAGAACGCCTTTGCATGAAGCAGAAAAAGGATTGTGCCGGGGAGGAAACGAACCCAGGTCGCCCAACAAACAGGTCGTAGCCTAAGGTCTGGCCCAGCAACCAACCCAGCTAGCCTACGTTGTTGTCAAATGAAAGAAGACTATTTTATTTGACCTCTGTTAGTATATTAATACACAAACATACCTTTTATAGCCTAAACAACCAGAATGAACCAATGAATGCACTGATTCTTGGTAGTTACTAGAGATAATAGGGCAAATCAACGACCTTTGATCACCTTTTCACAAAAACAGAGAAGGAATTACAAATAATGTTATGTCGCAGTTGCGGACTTACGGTACATCCAAATGGATCATCTGAATGGTGCAGTCAGCTATAACTTGCTGCAGCTCGGCCCCTTTCACCAAATTCGGGAACCAGCTGTGTATGGCTAGCTTTGTCCACTTTTTCATTATTAATTCCGGAGGACAATTAAGCGAACCATGCCTACAGGAATATTTGAGCTTTCAAATGTGAAGATTAGCTAGAGTGTCAGATTTTTTTGAAGATTAGCTAGGTTTCTCATGTACCATACTGTTGGGGCTGCATGAATCTTTGTTTAAATTTGAACCCCTTAAGTCGTAACTTCTACTCACTCCGTGTGTATTTTGTTTGTGGCTAAATGAATGGGCATGGTAAAGAATTGCATGAAGCTGAATGGCAAAAGAAAATAGCCGTCACTCTGTTGGTATTTTGTAGTCTTTCGGAAGTTGATCTATGCGCCTTATTTTCTGAAAAGGCCAACATAGATTATGCATTATGAATAGAAATGAGCCACATGCTGTGTTTCTGAAACATTGACTCAAATTGTTTCATCCTGATCATTATTATTTCGTTGTCTATGATCAGTGATATAGCGGTCATTGCAAAGATCGAGAGCATTGACTCTTTGACAAACTTGGAGGAGATCATCCGTGCATCGGATGGTGCCATGGTAGCCAGAGGGGACTTAGGGGCACAAATTCCCTTGGAGCAGGTCCCTTCAATACAACAAAAGATAGTTAAACTGTGCAGGCAGCTAAACAAGCCAGTCATTGTTGCTTCCCAGCTTCTCGAATCGATGATCGAGTATCCTATACCCACCAGGGCCGAAGTTGCTGATGTTTCTGAAGCAGTCCACCAACGTGCGGATGCTCTGATGCTTTCTGGCGAGTCAGCAATGGGTAGATATCCAGATAAGGCACTCATTGTCCTCAGTAGTGTTAGCTTAAGGATTGAAAGATGGTGGAGGGAGGAGAAGCACCATGAGCCACTAGAACTTGAGGACGTTTCGTCTTCTTTCTCTGACAAAATATCAGAAGAGATCTGCATTTCTGCTGCTAAAATGGGTAAATATTGCTGTCAATTGGCCCTTTCACTTACTTGGTCTATAATATCTAACCATTTTGACTTGCAGCTAACAAGTTGGAAGTGGATGCCGTTTTCGTCTACACGAAGGGTGGCCATATGGCCTCCCTGCTTTCACGGTGCCGCCCTGACTGCCCAATCTTCGCCTTCACGAACTCGACGTCCGTGAGGAGACGACTGAACCTCCAATGGGGCCTCATCCCCTTCCGCCTCACTTTCTCCGATGACATGGAGAGCAACCTGAACCGTACTTTCTCCCTGCTCAAGGCGAGAGGCATGATCAAGTCCGGTGACCTGGTGATCGCCCTCTCCGACATGCTGCAGTCCATCCAGGTGATGAACGTACCATAAGAGGCATGAATCCCTAGCTGTGCTGTTCTGGCCAAAACGAGACACTGCTGTAGCGTTTGCAATTTATTCGTGTGTTCTTGTATTTAGACGGACCTGAGAACTCAACCGCGACAATAATAATGTGCTGCAGTTCCTAGCCTGATGAACTCATGTACTACGTATTATCTAGGATTAGTATGGGAATCGCTTGATCTATGCTTTTGTATTATTTGTTTGGTTTGCTTATATCAAGTGGTACATGTaaaaatggtactccctccgtccggaaaagCTTATCCCTAAAATGGATACATCCATTCAAAAGACTAATttgggacaagctttttcggacggagggaggtGGGACAAGGttttttggacggagggagtacatgtaaAGTGATATTCTCCCTCTGTAACACGCCGTAAAGTGAGACACCAACCTTAGATAGTTCCTTGAGCCTTTCGCTTGATCAATAGCAGAAACACTTTGTTGGCGGAGCTCATGCTTGGGGAAGGTTGAATTTTAGAGCGATTGGGACGAGCTAGCGCTGCTAATCCTTCCACGGCTCATCTGCTCGACCAGTCCACTGGTAGTATCGCGTTAGAATTTATACGGTCAAATATCCTTGTTGGGGGAAACTAGAAGTAAACCTTCGGCCGAGCCTCCCAACCCCGCGCTGCTGGCCACTCCGGCCGCGGCGGCCACAGATCCGGCCGTTGTGGCCTGCCAGTTCCCTCTCGAGTCCCATGGTGACGCCCCGGCCGCACCTACCCTTCTACATGACGGTTCGTCGGCAGTGCCCGGTCCATTGACGCCCCTGCCCTCCCCCCTCCCCAGGCTTGCCCGTGTCAACGGTCGCCGGGTCAGATCCAGCCTCGACGCCGCGGATCCTGCGACGGGGCGGGTCCTCCAGCATGGCGTCGGGGTTCAACTCGACGGatcttgccccccccccccccccccccccccccccccccccactttgGCAGCCACGTCTTAAATCCCTGGTTGTCGCGCCTCCCCCCGCTGCCGGCCTTTCCCGTTCGGGCTACGAGGATGGGTGGGTCGAGGTCTCATCCCGCAAAGCCATGAGGGTTGTCGCCAACCTGTGGACGCTGGGCAGCACCGCAGGCTGCTGCATTCGGACCGTCGCGGTGGGGTTAATGCTTCCCGCGGGCACGAGGCTTTCTTAAGCCGCTTCAAGGGAAGTGCTTCCGGTGCCTCTACAAGCTTCATCGCCGCGTAGACTGCAGAGATCCTCTCCGCTGCATCATCTGCGAGCTCCAAGGCCATTTCGGTCGCAAGTGTCCACAAAATCCAAGGAACGGCGGCCCGGAGGGGCCGCGCGTGACCTTTTCCGTCCGGCACTGCCCAGGGCCCCGGTCCATCAACGCATGCGCTTCCCGTCCCCGCCGCCCCTCCGCCCCAGCCATGCAGCGCTTCCTCCACTGCGATCCGGCACGGCGCCCTCGAGTCAGCAACAAGATGGTGGTGACGTCCCCTGCGCTCGAGCACGAAGAGCACATTCTGCGCCAGTACGCGGTCTCCCTCTCCGCCGCAGACCGGGTCCATGCCACCAATCCCATTGCTGTGGGGAAGGCCATCGAGGCGCAACTCTGCACGCCCCTCCACCACCCCGAGGCTTCCTTGTGTACTTTGACCTGCCGGCGCACCGCGACAACGCGGTCCGCCACGACATCATCAAGGTGGACGTCGCCCGGTTCTTCATCAGGGCATGGCACGAGAACGACCATGCGTCGCTCATGAAGCTCCCGCTCCACATTCGTGTTGTCGTGGTGAACCTGCCGATGCAAGCAGAGAGAGGGCACACCAAGACTTTCGCGTTCTTGGGGATCGCTGGAGGATCCCGTCCACACCGGCGATATGGGTGCTCAtgcgggggtggggggtggggcaGGGCGCGTCGACGAGATCCTCGGCTTCTCCCCCCGGATTGCCACGTCCCTCCGCCGCCGGGCGTTCGGCGCTATGATCTACCGCTCCACGTGGACAGGGTGGAGGACTGGACCCCGCTCTCTCCGCGCTCGTCGCACTCTGGACAGAGCGGCTCCCTCCTCATCCTCTGGCGACAATCGCCCCTTCACAAGGACCGAGTCAGGGGTGTGGGTCGGTACCGTGGAAGATGGACAACCGGACAGACGACGTGTCGCGCCCCGCCTCGCGGCCCAGGGCTGCGGCGACCCGCACGCCCGGCCGTAAGATAGGCGAGACAACGACGACGAAGATTAGGGTGGCTCCAGGCGCTCTTGGAGAGAGGCGCTACTGGGCaccttgctacttcttgagcttgcgttggttttcccttgaagagaaaagggtgatgcagcaaagtagagtagtATTCtccttagttaagaaccaaggtatcaatccagtaggaggtacatgCAAATCTCCAATAGTTGACCTACACAAACagacaaatacttgcacccaacgcgaaaaaggggttgtcaatcccttcacggttaattgcaaggatgagatctgatagagatatgtataaaagataaataaaaagtaaaggtaaataaattgcagcaaggtatttttgtatttttggttttatagatctgaaaatatatgatgagaaatagacccgggggccatagttttcactagaggtttctctcttgaaagaacacatagatggataaacaaattactgttgagcaattgatagaaaagtgcaaagttatgacgatatctaaggcaatgatcatgaatataggcatcacgtccatgacaagtagaccgactcctgcctgcatctactactattactccacacatcgaccgctatccagcatgcatctagtgtattaagttaacgagaacggagtaacgccttaaacaagatgacatgatgtagagggatagatccaatcaatatggtaAAAATCCCATGTTTTTATCCTtaatgacaacaatacaatacgtgcctcgctacccctactgtcactgggtgaggacaccgcaagattgaacccatcacaaagcacctctcccattgcaaaatAGATCAATCAAGTTGGctaaaccaaatcaatagatcggagagaaatacaaagctatcttaattatgcataaaagagttcagagaagactcaaataatattcatagataatgtgatcataaatccacaattcatcggatctcaacaaatgcaccgcaaaagaagattacatcgaatagaactccaagaacatcgaggagaagattgtattgaagatcaaagagagagaagaagccatctagctactagctatggacccgtaggtctatggtaaactactcacacatcatcggtagggcagcaaggttggtgtagaggccctccgtgatcgaatcctcctccggcagagtgccagaaaaggccccaagatgggatctcatgagaacagaagcttgtggtggcgaaaaagtatttttggtgtgccctctggtaTACGGGGAATATTTGAGTATTTATAGAGCTGGAATTAGGGTTAGGGGAGTCCCGAGGGgaccacaagcctgggggcgcacCCTACGAGCTTGTGGCTCCCTCGTGGCCCCTCTGGCCTCCTCCTGAACCTTcgtggttgtcttctggtcctagaaaaatcctcaaaaagtttcgttcATTTGGACTCTGTTAGTTAATGATTTTCTGTAGAAGacaaaaaacaaggaaaaacagcaactggcatcgggcactaggttaataggttagtccaaaaaatgatataaaatagcatattaatgcatataaaacatccaagatagataatataatagcatggaataataaaaaattatagatacgttggagacgtaacaCCTCGTGCCACGCCAGAGGCAAAGGCGACAGACATGGTTGAAGCGGCCccaaggtgaaggaaatatgccctagaggcaataataaagttattatttatttccttatatcatgataaatgtttattattcatgctagaattgtattaaccggaaacataatacatgtgtgaatacatagacaaacagaatgtcactagtatgcctctacttgactagctcgttaatcaaagatggttatgtttcctagccatagacataagttgtcatttgattaacgagatcacctcattaggagaatgacgtgattgacttgacccattccgttagcttagcacccgatcgtttagtatgttgctattgctttcttcatgacttatacatgttcctctgactatgagattatgcaactcccgtttaccggaggaacactttgtgtgctaccaaacgtcacaacgtaaatgggtgattataaaggtgctctacaggtgtctccaaaggtacttgttgggttggcgtatttcgagattaggatttgtcactccgattgtcggagaggtatctctgggcccactcagtaatgcacatcactataagccttgcaagcattgtgactaatgagttagttgcgggatgatgtgttacggaacgagtaaagagacttgccggtaacgagattgaactaggtatcgagataccgacgatcaaatctcgggcaagtaacataccgatgacaaagggaacaacgtatgttgttatgcggtctgaccgataaagatcttcgtagaatatgtgggagccaatatgggcatccaggtcccgctattggttattgaccggagacgtgtctcggtcatgtctacatagttctcgaacccgtagggtccgcacacttaaagttacgatgacagttttattatgagtttatgtatgttgatgtactgaaggagttcggagtcccggatgagatcggggacatgacgaggagtctcgaaatggtcgagacgtaaagatcaatatattggacgactatattcggacttcggaaaggttccgagtgattcgggtatttttcggagtaccggagagttacgggaatacgtattgggccttattgggccatacgggaaagaaggaaaagggcctcaagggtggccgcaccccttcccttggtctggtccgaattggactagggaaggggggcgcccccttccttccttctctttttcccttcctcttttcctattccatatgggaggtggaatcctactaggactagggagtcctagtaggactccacacttggtgcgccccctcctagggccggcctcctcctcccttgctcctttatatacgggggcaagggggcaccccagagacacaacaattgatccttgagatctcttagccgtgtgcggtgcccccctccaccatattacacctcgataataccgttgcggagcttaggcgaagccctgcgtcggtggaacatcatcatcgtcaccacgccgtcgtgctgacaaaactctccctcaacactcggctggatcggagttcgagggacgtcatcgagctgaacgtgtgtagaactcggaggtgccgtacgttcggtacttgatcggtcggatcgtgaagacgtacgactacatcaaccgcgttgtgataacgcttccgctgtcggtctacgagggtacgtagacaacactctcccctctcgttgctatgcatcaccatgatcttgcgtgtgcgtaggaatttttttgaaattactacgttccccaacacaggGCACCAAAGCAGGACGCCGGCGGGCAGGCGGCACGCCGGTGGCGAGCGGGGCCGCACTAAGAGCAAGGGAGCCCGCACAGGAAATGCGCCGAAGGCCACACCCCCGCAGCCTCTTCTGGCTCAGGCCGCCCCCCTTCAGGCGGATAGCGACCCAGACCTCGTGGCGGCTTTCTTTACCTTCTCCGGTGGCCTCGCCCTCTCTCCCCCATCATGCACTGATGTGATGTAGTTGGAGATGGAGAATGCCATGCTGGAGGCGCTCAACACTCCGTTGGCTTTCGAAGCCGATAGGGCGTTCCACCCCACACCAGGACCCGCAAGATCGACGTCAGGGACGCCAACGATGAGCTCTGCAAGGAAGACATGTTGTCGTGCATCGTTGATCTCGCATAGCCCATGGCATACCCATGCGTCGCGACACCAGCGCCGACAACTGTCGGGTTCCACGTCTCTACGATCACGCAACAGGTCGATCATTTGCAGATTGGAGGGACACGCGAAGAGGTCGAGCAGGCTGCCACTCCAAGTCTGTTCGCTGCGGTGCAGCCGATCGTCCtcgccgcgccaccgccgccgaggCACCGTTGATCCACCCTTCCCAAGACGCGGGCATCATCTGCCCCCATGAGGCGCAACATCCATCAGGCATCCTCTGGATGCAGTGTCCCGGTCGCCTAGCGCGCGGTGCTCCGCCTCATCCAGGAGCTCGGAGGGCTCGGCTCGAAGGACAAGATTACACCAAAGGATGCGGCCGCGCTGCTGAAGAAGTTCGACGAACCACTGACGCCGGACGACATCGCTACCATTGTCAAGCTGACTGGCCTTGACAGCGAGGCGCTGGAGATTGCTACTAGAATGGCCGGCGCAGAGGGAGAAGCAGAGTAGTCATGTTAGGTCACCTAATTAGTC contains:
- the LOC109768051 gene encoding pyruvate kinase isozyme A, chloroplastic codes for the protein MPAAHSLLHLAAPKSVAPTSTLSLAGAAHLRLLPSRRPQRLVASCSSAHPDLAAFPNPNGLLVAEPAAAAPIDIDVATEAELRENGSRSTRRTKLVCTVGPATCGPSELEALAVGGMNVARLNMCHGDREWHQKVISSVRMLNEEKGYAVAVMMDTEGSEIHMGDLGGAPAAKAEDGEIWTFSVRSFEAPLPELTVHVNYEGFAEDVRVGDDLLVDGGMARFEVVEKLGPDVKCRCTDPGLLLPRANLTFWRDGSVVRAKNAMLPTITSKDWLDIDFGIAEGVDFIAVSFVKSAEVINHLKSYIAARSRGSDIAVIAKIESIDSLTNLEEIIRASDGAMVARGDLGAQIPLEQVPSIQQKIVKLCRQLNKPVIVASQLLESMIEYPIPTRAEVADVSEAVHQRADALMLSGESAMGRYPDKALIVLSSVSLRIERWWREEKHHEPLELEDVSSSFSDKISEEICISAAKMANKLEVDAVFVYTKGGHMASLLSRCRPDCPIFAFTNSTSVRRRLNLQWGLIPFRLTFSDDMESNLNRTFSLLKARGMIKSGDLVIALSDMLQSIQVMNVP